GCCTTACATCAGTGGAGCAGGGCCTGACTTACCAGATTCATTTTCCTTAATTATTAGAATAATCCAGTTTGATCATCACATACACGTTCATCTAGTTAAagaataaataagttaaaaaatacacattaaattggTTAAATAAGATACATGCTCATTTGGTTAAATAAGTAAATCATTATAACTATTAAAGTTGAATTTGAAAGAATAAATTATTGAGGTGATCTGTGTAGTCTGTAAACCCCACTCTTCATAGATAGCCTGTGCCCCAGAAATTCTGTTATGCAGCGCTTTGACCCTGTTCTCAGTTTTGTGTTATAAATATATTCACTGTTTAAAAACCCAATATTTAATGCCCAGTGAAtgttaatgaatgttttttttttttgctgtcttgTCCTACAGTGTTTTTGTACACTGTCTTGAGTATACGTAAAATccattttgctgtttttaaatttacatttatttcagtgtttcaAAGTTTCAATTACTATATTTTCTATTGCAGGTGAAGGCTAATGATTCAGACTTGGGTCCTAATGGTGAGATTGAATACACATTACATCAGGCCATTGATCCTGTGCCAAAACTTCTCAGGATAGACCGCTCATCAGGCATCATATATGTCAAAGGCCTGTTGGATCGTGAGGAAATCAACAATTTGAATTTTTATGTTGTTGCACGAGACAAAGGCCCCTCACCCAAAAGTTCTAAAACATATGTTTCTATTGATGTGACTGATCAAAATGACAACGCACCAGCAGTGGAAATCCGAGGCATTGGTCTTGTCACCCATAGTGATGGAGTAGCAAACATTTCAGAGGATATGCCTGTAGGCACTGCAGTGGCATTGGTCCAGGTTTCAGACAAGGACGAGGGAGAGAATGCTGTGGTGACATGTGTGGTTGCTGGTGATGTTCCTTTCCAGCTTCGGCCAGCCAGTGATTCATCAGTTGACAacaagagaaagtattttctgcAGACGACAACACCTCTGGACTATGAAAGGGTTAGGGACTACCGGGTGGAGATTGTGGCAGTGGATTCAGGCAACCCAGCTCTGTCCAGTACCAACTCGCTAAAAGTCCAAGTGACTGACACAAATGACAATTCCCCTATTTTCTCACCAACTCTGTTTGAAGTGAAGTTTGCTGAGGAGAACCAGCCAGGAGAAAAGGTGGTAGATGTAGTCGCCTCAGATGCAGACAGCGGCACTAATGCAGAGCTGGTCTACAGTATTATTGCGGACTCTTCAACAAGGGGACTTTTTGAGATTGACCCTAACTCAGGTGAAGTACGTGCTCGGAGCCCTCTTGATCGTGAGCACAAGGAGCGATATGAATTCCGTGTTACTGCAGCAGATAAAGGGGTTCCCAGTCACAGGGGTACCGCCACAGTTGTAATCAAAGTACTTGATCGGAATGACAATGATCCCAAGTTCATGCTGAGTGGATACAGCTTCTCAGTCTTGGAGAACATGCCACCCCTTAGCCCTGTTGGCATGGTAACAGTACAGGACATGGACGAGGTTGAGAATGCTCAAGTGCAACTTTCTGTGGAACCGGATGTGGGCAAATTTGTGATCCAGAATGGGACTGGCACTATTCTGTCCAGTATCTCATTtgacagagagaaggagagcagTTACACTTTCCGCTTGAAAGCTGTAGATGGAGGGGACCCACCAAGGTCATCCTACGTTGGAGTGACCATCAATGTCCTTGATGAGAATGATAATGCCCCTGTTGTCACCAAACCATCTAATTCATCCTTCATACGTCTGTCTCCTATGGCTGCTCCAGACAGTGTTGTGGAAGTGGTCGAAGCTGAGGACATTGATTCCGGTTCCAATGCAGAGTTAGTTTACAGCATTGGTGGGGGAAATCCACATGACCTTTTTTATATCTCACCATCTAATGGTGAGATCATTTTAACCAAGGAACTAACTCGAAAACATAGTGGTCTGCATCGTCTGGTGGTAAAAGTGAGCGATAGGGGCAAACCTTCCCGCCACGCCATTGCCTTGGTACACATTTACGTAAATGAAACCATTGCCAATGTAAGTCATGTGGAGGCACTTGTAGGGCATAGCTTGTACACACCACTAGACATGGACATTGCAGGAGACCCAGATTATGGTTTGGCTGCCCAAAGAAGCAACATTGTATATGGCAGTTTAGCTGGAGTGGCAGGTGTGGTCACTGTGATTGTTGTAGTAGTCTTCATCAGGCATCGCCTTCAAAGAGAAGCTAAGAGTGGTTATCAGGCTGGCAAGAAGGAGACCAAAGATTTGTATGCCCCCAAGCAAGGGCCAAAAAGTGGCAAGGGGAGAAAGGGTAAAAGAGGTAAGCCCCCAAAATCACCTAAACCTCTTGGAGAGGATGAGGAAAGCAGTCTTCAAAAGAGTCTGAAATTTAACCTTGATGGGGTCAACGACAGCCCCAGGATCCATTTGCCTCTGACATATCCGCCTGGAAGCCCTGACCTTGGCAGGCACTACCGTTCCAATTCCCCATTGCCTTCCATTCAGCTCCAGGCCCAATCCCCATCTGCATCCCAAAAGCATCAGGCTGTCCAGGAGCTCCCTGCTGCCAACACCTTTGTGGGAACAGGTGGTGATGACAACTCCACCGGCTCAGACCAATACTCGGATTACAGCTACAAGACCACTCAACCAAAGTACAGCACAAAAACGGTACCAATCTTTCTTTTCTGATTTTGTATGTGCAGTGCTGTGGTGGAAAAATAGGTTTTGCTTGCAATTCCTGATATGGGTCATTTCAATTTTGCTCAGATAGGTACTTTTGCTAATGTAGTGAGTGTTGATATATGAATATTTCACTATATGCTAAATATTATTCTCCGCATTTCATTTGTTGAGGGTTaatttacagtacagtatatgacaTGAAAAGACAATTTTGCCATACAAGAATCTGTCTGTATGAAAGATGTCAGAAATGGCTCTTGTATTG
Above is a window of Carassius auratus strain Wakin chromosome 35, ASM336829v1, whole genome shotgun sequence DNA encoding:
- the LOC113054247 gene encoding protocadherin-1 isoform X1; translated protein: MDLPVVLFLLWGLSLDLLSVAVGGILYRVHEEQPPSTLIGSLAADQGLPDTGHLYKLEVGAPYLRVDGKTGDIFTTEIPIDRETLKDCRNKGRPCFLEFEVSVTDLIQNQSPRLIEGRIEVQDINDNTPQFPSPVLTLSVPENTHVGALFSIPLATDKDTVRNGVADYTLTAGPEAVALFGLQVAEDRGEKLPQLIVLGSLDRERKDSYDLTIKAVDGGSPPRYSSALLRVVIADANDNAPQFEKSSYEAEVAENSPVGHSVLQVKANDSDLGPNGEIEYTLHQAIDPVPKLLRIDRSSGIIYVKGLLDREEINNLNFYVVARDKGPSPKSSKTYVSIDVTDQNDNAPAVEIRGIGLVTHSDGVANISEDMPVGTAVALVQVSDKDEGENAVVTCVVAGDVPFQLRPASDSSVDNKRKYFLQTTTPLDYERVRDYRVEIVAVDSGNPALSSTNSLKVQVTDTNDNSPIFSPTLFEVKFAEENQPGEKVVDVVASDADSGTNAELVYSIIADSSTRGLFEIDPNSGEVRARSPLDREHKERYEFRVTAADKGVPSHRGTATVVIKVLDRNDNDPKFMLSGYSFSVLENMPPLSPVGMVTVQDMDEVENAQVQLSVEPDVGKFVIQNGTGTILSSISFDREKESSYTFRLKAVDGGDPPRSSYVGVTINVLDENDNAPVVTKPSNSSFIRLSPMAAPDSVVEVVEAEDIDSGSNAELVYSIGGGNPHDLFYISPSNGEIILTKELTRKHSGLHRLVVKVSDRGKPSRHAIALVHIYVNETIANVSHVEALVGHSLYTPLDMDIAGDPDYGLAAQRSNIVYGSLAGVAGVVTVIVVVVFIRHRLQREAKSGYQAGKKETKDLYAPKQGPKSGKGRKGKRGKPPKSPKPLGEDEESSLQKSLKFNLDGVNDSPRIHLPLTYPPGSPDLGRHYRSNSPLPSIQLQAQSPSASQKHQAVQELPAANTFVGTGGDDNSTGSDQYSDYSYKTTQPKYSTKTLPHRRVTFSTANPMQDQQDSSQQSYYDSGLEESETPSSKSSSGPRIGPLALPEDHYERTTPDGSIGEMEHPENDIRSLPDVAMTGNCSQECSELGHSDACWMPGQPSPVRKTRNPPKLSTFVPYQERGSLGRLANGSVRLGAEENRPCLPPSRSAYSSSDHNPSGHAPLEEVPLSVTSEFPPTNPPSNHTSKREIYL
- the LOC113054247 gene encoding protocadherin-1 isoform X2; its protein translation is MDLPVVLFLLWGLSLDLLSVAVGGILYRVHEEQPPSTLIGSLAADQGLPDTGHLYKLEVGAPYLRVDGKTGDIFTTEIPIDRETLKDCRNKGRPCFLEFEVSVTDLIQNQSPRLIEGRIEVQDINDNTPQFPSPVLTLSVPENTHVGALFSIPLATDKDTVRNGVADYTLTAGPEAVALFGLQVAEDRGEKLPQLIVLGSLDRERKDSYDLTIKAVDGGSPPRYSSALLRVVIADANDNAPQFEKSSYEAEVAENSPVGHSVLQVKANDSDLGPNGEIEYTLHQAIDPVPKLLRIDRSSGIIYVKGLLDREEINNLNFYVVARDKGPSPKSSKTYVSIDVTDQNDNAPAVEIRGIGLVTHSDGVANISEDMPVGTAVALVQVSDKDEGENAVVTCVVAGDVPFQLRPASDSSVDNKRKYFLQTTTPLDYERVRDYRVEIVAVDSGNPALSSTNSLKVQVTDTNDNSPIFSPTLFEVKFAEENQPGEKVVDVVASDADSGTNAELVYSIIADSSTRGLFEIDPNSGEVRARSPLDREHKERYEFRVTAADKGVPSHRGTATVVIKVLDRNDNDPKFMLSGYSFSVLENMPPLSPVGMVTVQDMDEVENAQVQLSVEPDVGKFVIQNGTGTILSSISFDREKESSYTFRLKAVDGGDPPRSSYVGVTINVLDENDNAPVVTKPSNSSFIRLSPMAAPDSVVEVVEAEDIDSGSNAELVYSIGGGNPHDLFYISPSNGEIILTKELTRKHSGLHRLVVKVSDRGKPSRHAIALVHIYVNETIANVSHVEALVGHSLYTPLDMDIAGDPDYGLAAQRSNIVYGSLAGVAGVVTVIVVVVFIRHRLQREAKSGYQAGKKETKDLYAPKQGPKSGKGRKGKRGKPPKSPKPLGEDEESSLQKSLKFNLDGVNDSPRIHLPLTYPPGSPDLGRHYRSNSPLPSIQLQAQSPSASQKHQAVQELPAANTFVGTGGDDNSTGSDQYSDYSYKTTQPKYSTKTIMVNKLGLLSVKEART